The region CCGCACACGCCAGCCCCGCTGGCCCGCTGCCCACGACCGCGCAGCGCAGTCCGGATGCGGGCGCGACCGTCGGCACGCAGCGGTGCGCCAGCTCGCACGCAACATCCGTGTCGCCGAGAAAGCGCTCGAGCCGCCCGATGGCGACCGCCTCGCCGCGCTTCGCGAGCACGCACGACGCCTCGCACTGCTCCTCCTGCGGGCAGACGCGCCCACACACGGCCGGCAGCGCGTTGCGCTCTTTGAGCACGGCCACGCCACGCGGCAGATCGCCGTCGATGATCGCGCCGATGAATGACTTGATGTCGATGCCGACCGGACATCCCTGCTGACACGTCGGGTTCGCGCACTGCAGGCAGCGCTGAGCCTCACCCATCGCCTGCTCGGCCGAGTAGCCTAGGCCCACCTCGGCGAAGGTGTCGCGGCGCTCGCGCGGGTCGCGCTCGGGCATCGGCGTACGCGGAGCACGCGACGGCTTGCGGCGCTCAGGCACGGACATGGGCGCGGCGTCTTCTAGTGGCGGCATTTGCAGCTCCTGGTGAACTCGGCATCGGCGTCACGCTCGTCCTCGGTGTAGACGCGCTGGCGGCTCATCAGCTCTTCCCAGTCGACCGCGTGCCCATCGAAGTCGGGACCTTCCACGCAGCCGAACTTGGTGACTCCGTCGATCGAGACGCGGCACGCGCCGCACATTCCGGTGCCGTCCACCATGATCGGGTTCAAGGACACCGTCGTCGGCACACCGAATTCCTTCGTAGTCGCGGCACAAAACTTCATCATAATTGCGGGACCGACCGCGAAGGCAGCGTCGATCGCACCGGCCTCGCACAGCTCCTTGAGCGGGTGCGTGACGAGCCCCTTGCGCCCGGCAGTTCCGTCGTCGGTGACGACGATGAGTTCCTTGAGCGGCAACGCACGAAGCTGTTCTTCGAGCACCAGCAGGTCGGCCGTCCTCGCGCCGAGAATCACGGTGACCTCGGCTCCGGCCTCGGCCATCGCACGCGCGACCGGGTACGCCACCGCCGCGCCCACGCCGCCGCCTACGATCGCGACGCGCCCCACTCCCTCGACGTGCGTCGGCACGCCGAGCGGCCCGACGACATCGGCGAGTGAGTCCCCCACCTCCATGTGCGCGAGTTGGTGTGTTGTCTTGCCGACACGCATGAAGATGAAGCGGACCCAGCCTTCCTCGGCGGACCAGTCGGAAAACGTCAGGGGGATGCGCTCGCCGGATGCGTCCGCCCGCACCATGAGAAACTGGCCCGCACGGGCTTTCCTAGCGATGCGCGGCGCTTCGACACCCATCTCATAGACGGTGTCTGACAGCTGGCGTTTGTGGACGATACGGAACATGTTCCTCCGATGCGGTCGCGGCTTCTTT is a window of Coriobacteriia bacterium DNA encoding:
- a CDS encoding sulfide/dihydroorotate dehydrogenase-like FAD/NAD-binding protein translates to MFRIVHKRQLSDTVYEMGVEAPRIARKARAGQFLMVRADASGERIPLTFSDWSAEEGWVRFIFMRVGKTTHQLAHMEVGDSLADVVGPLGVPTHVEGVGRVAIVGGGVGAAVAYPVARAMAEAGAEVTVILGARTADLLVLEEQLRALPLKELIVVTDDGTAGRKGLVTHPLKELCEAGAIDAAFAVGPAIMMKFCAATTKEFGVPTTVSLNPIMVDGTGMCGACRVSIDGVTKFGCVEGPDFDGHAVDWEELMSRQRVYTEDERDADAEFTRSCKCRH